A genomic stretch from Marinobacter fonticola includes:
- a CDS encoding response regulator: protein MDGVEQSNESCKVLIVEDDERLADLTREYLESNGLTVSVEGNGAKAVERIRSEQPDIVVLDLMLPGEDGLSICRRARPFYSGPILMLTARTDDLDQVLGLEMGADDYISKPVRPRVLLARIRALLRRVNDSGKSESEPKSTEEPVRLEFNDLVVDRSMREAWLNSESIDLTSAEFDLLWLLASSAGRVLSREEIFTALRGIEYDGQDRSIDVRVSRIRPKIGDDPVHPRRIKTVRSKGYLFVKEA from the coding sequence ATGGACGGCGTGGAACAATCAAACGAGAGTTGTAAGGTCCTCATTGTCGAGGACGATGAACGCCTGGCCGATTTGACACGGGAATATCTGGAGAGCAACGGGCTCACTGTTTCAGTGGAGGGGAACGGGGCGAAAGCGGTTGAGCGCATACGTAGCGAGCAGCCGGATATCGTTGTCCTCGATTTGATGCTTCCCGGCGAGGATGGGCTTTCGATCTGCCGGCGGGCCCGCCCCTTCTACTCCGGCCCAATTTTGATGCTGACGGCGCGCACCGATGACCTCGATCAGGTTTTGGGTCTGGAAATGGGCGCCGACGACTATATTTCCAAACCGGTTCGGCCCCGGGTGTTACTGGCTCGCATTCGTGCATTGCTGCGCCGGGTGAACGATAGCGGCAAGAGTGAGTCGGAACCAAAGTCCACTGAAGAGCCGGTACGTCTGGAGTTCAACGACTTGGTGGTTGATCGTTCCATGCGCGAGGCGTGGTTGAATAGCGAGAGTATCGACCTGACCAGTGCGGAATTCGATCTGCTCTGGCTGCTGGCTTCCAGCGCCGGGCGAGTCCTAAGCCGGGAAGAAATCTTCACCGCGCTTCGGGGTATCGAATACGACGGCCAGGATCGTTCCATCGATGTTCGAGTCTCCAGGATCCGCCCGAAAATTGGCGACGATCCGGTACATCCCCGGCGTATCAAGACGGTGCGCAGCAAAGGCTACCTTTTCGTCAAGGAAGCCTAA
- a CDS encoding GNAT family N-acetyltransferase yields the protein MSAEHARSASPARRLKASITRDPATLEAAQRLRYRIFSEEYDSDLGATTPGIDQDDYDAHCDHLVVTDIQTGQLVATSRVLHQRDAEKAGGFYSEGEFDLSSLYQLPGQLAELGRTCVHSDYRAGATISLLWASVAEYLVLENVDYLIGCASISMADGGHKAWRITQQLQQRYMTNKAQRVSPRRALPHLTNATENGQNPDIPPLIRAYMRLGARVCGEPCWDPEFRCADLLVLLEVKKLASRYSRHFMPPATETSSC from the coding sequence ATGTCAGCAGAACACGCCCGTTCAGCCAGCCCCGCTCGTCGACTCAAGGCCTCCATCACGCGCGACCCCGCAACCCTGGAAGCGGCGCAGCGGTTGCGTTACCGCATCTTCTCCGAGGAGTACGACTCGGACCTGGGGGCCACCACCCCGGGTATCGACCAGGACGACTACGATGCCCACTGCGACCACTTGGTCGTGACCGACATCCAGACAGGCCAACTCGTCGCCACCTCAAGGGTGTTGCACCAGCGCGACGCCGAGAAGGCGGGTGGCTTCTACTCCGAGGGGGAGTTCGACCTGAGCAGCCTCTATCAGTTGCCCGGCCAGCTCGCGGAACTCGGCCGTACCTGTGTACATTCGGACTACCGGGCCGGCGCCACCATAAGCCTACTGTGGGCCTCAGTCGCTGAATACCTTGTGCTCGAAAACGTCGATTACCTGATTGGCTGTGCCAGCATCAGCATGGCCGATGGCGGTCACAAAGCCTGGCGCATCACCCAACAGCTGCAGCAGCGGTATATGACCAACAAGGCTCAACGCGTCAGCCCGCGTCGAGCCCTGCCGCATCTGACCAACGCGACCGAAAATGGCCAAAACCCGGACATTCCGCCTCTGATCCGCGCCTATATGCGGCTAGGTGCCAGGGTGTGTGGCGAACCGTGCTGGGACCCGGAATTTCGATGCGCCGATTTGCTGGTACTGCTGGAAGTTAAAAAACTGGCCAGCCGCTACAGTCGCCACTTTATGCCACCGGCAACCGAGACCAGCTCATGCTAA
- a CDS encoding ATP-binding protein, whose protein sequence is MPLTPFLTMFGRLLLVALVILALCAGLFSGVNAVRERDWKEQQAAPLMDWLAVAPHPLTSYPWLNGLYNLTLLSDAPVELTAVEEERLAYGHVVAANDGLGVHVRRLAGSGDIIDVTFRDLYRDVGEATALIALTHLNQLLPQDRLSGMESLGNELGVDIQPVTDDGPAPEAATLERLVERGLAYVQRESSEAAQVYLRLNDGTVVQMQLREPFHPLAWPVVLLVFSLAAGIAGVFLFLLLSGVDRNLRAVESVAVRISRGELEARVDTRRGPLVRRLGKSFNGMAEHIQRLVEVQREMIHAVSHELRTPVARIRFGVQMIEDCPDEASMSKQLTGIDGDIQELDELIDEILTYARLEQGGPIMNFQEASVPDIVRQVVEEQQRLRPNMAFQAEFVGDSESWGLSDIEPRYIHRALQNLVGNAGRYAAGQIRVRCQFDAQTCRVDVEDDGPGIPESDWEKVFTAFSRLDDSRTRTSGGYGLGLSIVRRILYWHGGQAFVTRSPDLGGAAFSLVWPRCQAED, encoded by the coding sequence ATGCCATTAACCCCCTTCCTGACTATGTTTGGCCGCCTTCTTCTGGTGGCCCTCGTCATCCTCGCACTGTGTGCGGGGCTGTTTTCCGGTGTCAACGCCGTACGCGAGCGTGACTGGAAAGAGCAGCAGGCCGCCCCACTCATGGACTGGCTCGCCGTCGCACCCCATCCATTGACCAGCTATCCCTGGCTAAACGGACTCTACAATCTCACCCTGCTTTCCGATGCGCCGGTAGAGCTGACCGCCGTTGAGGAAGAGCGCTTAGCCTATGGGCATGTTGTCGCCGCGAACGACGGGTTGGGGGTTCATGTCCGCCGTCTGGCGGGTTCCGGCGACATTATCGACGTGACTTTCCGTGACCTCTACCGGGATGTGGGCGAAGCGACGGCCCTGATAGCGCTGACCCATCTGAACCAACTGCTGCCACAGGACCGTCTTTCCGGTATGGAGAGTCTGGGGAATGAGCTGGGTGTCGATATTCAGCCGGTTACCGACGACGGACCAGCCCCCGAGGCTGCGACGCTTGAGCGTCTGGTAGAGCGGGGCTTGGCGTATGTTCAGCGTGAGTCATCCGAAGCAGCGCAGGTCTACCTGAGATTGAACGATGGCACAGTGGTTCAGATGCAACTGCGTGAGCCTTTCCATCCCTTAGCCTGGCCAGTGGTGTTGCTGGTGTTTTCGTTGGCTGCGGGTATCGCCGGTGTGTTCCTGTTTTTGCTGCTCAGCGGCGTGGATCGCAACCTGCGCGCCGTAGAGTCTGTGGCAGTGAGAATCTCTCGCGGCGAACTGGAAGCGCGCGTGGATACTCGGCGCGGCCCTCTGGTACGCCGGCTTGGCAAGTCATTCAATGGTATGGCGGAACACATCCAGCGCCTGGTGGAAGTGCAGCGTGAAATGATCCATGCGGTTTCTCACGAGTTGCGCACGCCAGTCGCCCGAATCCGTTTCGGCGTGCAAATGATCGAAGACTGCCCTGATGAAGCGTCCATGAGCAAGCAGCTTACCGGTATCGACGGTGATATTCAGGAGTTGGACGAACTGATCGACGAAATCCTCACCTATGCGCGGTTGGAGCAAGGGGGGCCGATCATGAACTTTCAGGAGGCCAGCGTGCCGGATATCGTTCGGCAGGTCGTTGAGGAGCAGCAGCGCCTGCGGCCCAACATGGCTTTCCAGGCAGAGTTTGTTGGCGATAGCGAATCTTGGGGGCTATCCGACATCGAGCCTCGCTATATTCATCGGGCGCTTCAGAACCTGGTGGGCAATGCCGGTCGGTATGCGGCAGGTCAGATCCGTGTACGCTGTCAGTTCGACGCCCAGACGTGCCGCGTTGATGTGGAGGACGACGGTCCGGGTATTCCAGAGAGTGACTGGGAGAAAGTGTTTACCGCATTCTCGCGGCTCGACGATAGTCGGACCCGAACCTCGGGCGGCTACGGGCTGGGCCTATCCATCGTCAGGCGTATTCTCTATTGGCACGGCGGCCAGGCTTTCGTGACCCGCAGTCCGGATCTTGGCGGCGCAGCCTTCAGTCTGGTATGGCCGAGGTGCCAAGCCGAAGACTGA